CTCAAATGCTTTGCAATGTAGCCCCCTAAGGATCAGAAGCCCATATAACCCGTCCAAGTTTGAAGCATTACAGCATGCTTGGCTAATGGCAAGACTGATAGAGGGTGCTTGATCACATATTTCAGCTCAGGAGATTCCTAATTCAGCTATGACTGCATCCCTTGTCAAGTCTGACCCTCAATTGCGGACGCTTACAGATCCGACGATTACCCTACAAGATGTTATCAAATCTCTGCCCAAGGATTGCTTTAAGCAAAATGCAGCGAAGGCTTGGACGGGTGCCATCATCAATGTGCTGATGGTCGCTTTGGGCTATGTAGCAATTATCAATTCTCCTTGGTATTTGCTACCCATCGCCTGGATCTTTACGGGCACGGCCCTGACGGGTTTCTTTGTGATTGGTCATGATGCAGGGCATCGATCTTTTGCTAAAAACCGGTGGGTCAACGATCTGGTGGGGCATCTGTTTATGGCACCTCTGGTCTATCCCTTTCATTGCTGGCGCATCCTGCATAACTTTCACCATACGCATACCAATGAGCTGGATGTAGATAATGCTTGGCGGCCTTTTGATGGTGCTGAATATGAAAGCCTGGATCCTGTCATTCGCACAGTCTATGAGCAAATTCGCGGCTATTTCTGGTGGGTCGGCTCTATCGTTCACTGGGCCAACCTGCATTTTAACTGGAATTCCTTTGATGAAAAGGATCGAGATGATGTCAAGCTTTCTATTGGCGTTGCCGTATTGTTTGCTGCGATCGCATTTCCTGCCATCATCTACACCGCTGGCATTTGGGGCTTCGTCAAGTTTTGGTTGATTCCTTGGATGGTCTACCACTTCTGGATGAGCACCTTTACCATCGTTCACCACACGGCGTCCGATATTCCCTTTCAACCCACTGAAGTCTGGAACGCTGCAGAAGCTCAGCTGGTGGGTTCAGTGCACTGTAAATATCCTGGCTGGGTTGAGTTTCTCTGCCACGATATCAATGTCCATGTTCCTCACCACGTTTCCACGGCGATTCCTTCCTACAATCTGCGCATGGCCCACAAAAGCCTGAAGGAAAACTGGGGTCAGTACGTGTATGAGCGCGAATTTAACTGGGCCTTGATGAAAGAAATTTCTGAAGAATGCCACCTTTACGATTCTGAGAAAGCCTATAAGTCTTTCAAAGATCATGCAGCGGGTTAAGCACTCAGCAATTGGCAATGATCAACCTTAAAGGGGTCAATCTTTACCTCGTCGGCATGATGGGGTGTGGTAAATCGACAACAGGCCGGGCCTTAGCTAAGCAGCTAGGCTACGGCTTTGTCGATACGGATGACCTAATTACCCAACTCACAGGCCAAGCCATTACCGATATTTTTGCTGAATCCGGTGAAGATTATTTTCGGCAAGTTGAGTCTAAAGTCCTGTCCGAAGTGGCAGCCCACACCAAGCTTGTGGTGGCAACGGGGGGTGGGATTGTACTAGAGAAACAGAACTGGAGCTTTTTGCAACACGGCCTTGTGATCTGGCTGGATGTAGAAGCCGAGCAGCTTTGGCAACGTCTCCAGGCAGACCAGTCCCGGCCACTGCTGCAAAAACCGAATCCCCAACAAGTTTTAGACGAATTGCTGACTCAACGGCGA
The Acaryochloris marina S15 genome window above contains:
- a CDS encoding fatty acid desaturase, whose amino-acid sequence is MTASLVKSDPQLRTLTDPTITLQDVIKSLPKDCFKQNAAKAWTGAIINVLMVALGYVAIINSPWYLLPIAWIFTGTALTGFFVIGHDAGHRSFAKNRWVNDLVGHLFMAPLVYPFHCWRILHNFHHTHTNELDVDNAWRPFDGAEYESLDPVIRTVYEQIRGYFWWVGSIVHWANLHFNWNSFDEKDRDDVKLSIGVAVLFAAIAFPAIIYTAGIWGFVKFWLIPWMVYHFWMSTFTIVHHTASDIPFQPTEVWNAAEAQLVGSVHCKYPGWVEFLCHDINVHVPHHVSTAIPSYNLRMAHKSLKENWGQYVYEREFNWALMKEISEECHLYDSEKAYKSFKDHAAG
- a CDS encoding shikimate kinase; its protein translation is MINLKGVNLYLVGMMGCGKSTTGRALAKQLGYGFVDTDDLITQLTGQAITDIFAESGEDYFRQVESKVLSEVAAHTKLVVATGGGIVLEKQNWSFLQHGLVIWLDVEAEQLWQRLQADQSRPLLQKPNPQQVLDELLTQRRPLYRQADIHILLKPDQIVESVCESVVQEITKILRPEASPQD